ACTACCCCTATGGCATGTTCGCCGTGCCCATGGACCAGGTGGTACGCCTGCACGCCTCCAGCGGCACCACCGGTAAGCCCACGGTGGTCGGCTACACCCGCAACGACATCGACACCTGGGCGCAGGTGGTGGCGCGCTCGATCCGCGCCGCCGGCGGCCGGCCCGGGGACAAGGTGCATATTTCCTACGGCTATGGCCTGTTCACCGGCGGCCTGGGGGCGCACTACGGCGCCGAACGCCTGGGCTGCACGGTGATCCCCATGTCCGGCGGCCAGACCGAGAAGCAGGTGCAACTGATCAAGGATTTCCAGCCGGACATCATCATGGTCACCCCCTCCTACATGCTCAACATCGCCGACGAGATCGAGCGCCAGGGCCTGGACCCGCACCAGTTGGCGCTGCGCCTGGGAATCTTCGGTGCCGAACCCTGGACCGACGAACTGCGCAGTGCCATCGAACAGCGCCTGGGCATCACCGCCCTGGACATCTACGGGCTGTCGGAAATCATCGGCCCCGGGGTGGCCATGGAATGCGCGCAGACCCGCGACGGCCCTACCCTCTGGGAGGATCACTTCTACCCGGAAATCATCGACCCGATCACCGGCCAGGTACTGGCCGATGGCGAACTGGGCGAGCTGGTGCTCACCTCCCTGACCAAGGAAGCGCTGCCGATGATCCGCTATCGCACCCGCGACCTGACCCGGCTGTTGCCGGGCACGGCGCGGCCCATGCGGCGCATCGACAAGATCACCGGGCGCAGCGACGACATGCTGATCATCCGCGGGGTCAACGTGTTCCCCACCCAGGTCGAAGAACAGGTGCTGAAGGTCGGGCAACTGGCCCCCTGCTACGAGATCCACCTGTACCGCCACGGCAACCTCGACAGCGTTGACATCCACGTCGAGCTCAAGCCTGAGCACCAGCAACTGGGGGACGAGCAGCAGCGGGCCCTCTGCGGCGATCTCAGCCGCCACATAAAGACCCATATCGGTATCAGCTCGCGTATCGTTTTGCAGCCGGCATTCAGCATCAAGCGCTCCGAAGGCAAGGCCTGCCGGGTAATCGACAAACGCAACCGCTAATCCATCCTTCCTGGAAGCCCCGCTGATGCGGGGCTTTTTTTTGCCTTGGCAAAGGCCCAGGGGCGCAATGCGATACCAAAATCAAACATGACACGTTATATTATGTTTGATATTAATTTGCGTATCACATATAAACATTCCCATGCCCAGCCACACCTTCACACCGGGAGACGCCACATGTACGCACAGCTGGTAGAAACGGGGGTCAAGCGCGTCACGCCACTGGCCGAGATGTCCGAACAGGAACGCAGCTTCCAGCAAAGGATCGACGACGAGATCAAGATCGAAGCCAAGAACTGGATGCCCGAGGCCTACCGCCAGACCCTGATCCGGCAGATCTCCCAGCACGCCCATTCGGAAATCGTCGGCATGCTGCCCGAAGGCAACTGGGTCACCCGTGCCCCGACCTTCAAGCGCAAGCTGCAACTGATGGCCAAGATCCAGGACGAAGCCGGCCACGGCCTGTACCTGTACAGCGCCATGGAAACCCTGGGGGCCGACCGCGACGAAGAAGTGGCCCGGCTGCACAGCGGCAAGGCCAAGTATTCGAGCATCTTCAACTACCCGACCCTGAACTGGGCCGACATGGGCGCCGTGGGCTGGCTGGTGGATGGCGCGGCCATCGTCAACCAGGTGGTGCTGCAACGCACCTCCTACGGCCCCTATTCCCGGGCCATGGTGCGCATCTGCAAGGAAGAGAGCTTCCACCAGCGCCAGGGCTACGAAATCCTCCTGACCATGATGCGCGAGGGCAACCAGGCACAGCGGGACATGGTCCAGGACGCCATCAACCGTCTCTGGTGGCCGGCCCTGATGATGTTCGGCCCCAGCGACGAACACTCCCCCAACAGTGCCCAGTCCATGGCCTGGAAGATCAAGCGCCAGAGCAACGACGAACTGCGCCAGCGCTTCATCGACCAGACCATCCCGCAACTGGAGCTGCTGGGCTGCACCTGCCCCGACCCGGAGCTTGCGTGGAACGCCGAGCGCGGCCATTACGACTTTGGCGAAATCCAGTGGGAAGAATTCTACGAAGTGCTCAAGGGCAACGGCCCGTGCAACCAGGAACGCCTGGACACCCGCCGCCAGGCCACCGAGGACGGCGCCTGGGTGCGGGCTGCCGCCGTGGCCCACGCCGCCCGGAAGGCCGCTCGCGACGCCGCCTGAGAGCCCGTTCACCCCCGGTCATTGCCCCCAGGGGCAATGGCCCTCCAGCCCTGATGTGGAGTCACTGCAATGTCTGAATGGACCCTCTACGAGGTTTTCGTGCGCAGCAAGCACGGCCTCAACCACAAGCATGTCGGCAGCGTGCACGCCGCCGATGCCCCGATGGCCATGGCCAACGCCCGCGACCTCTACACCCGGCGCAGCGAAGGCGTGAGCCTGTGGGTGGTGCCGTCGGCGCAGATCGTCGCCTCCTCGCCGGACGAAAAGGAGCCGCTGTTCGACCCGGCGGACGACAAGGTCTACCGCCACGCCAGCTTCTATCAGTTGCCCCCCGAAGTCGGACACATGTGAGGCCGGCCATGAACCCTGCAAACGATCTGCTCAACCACCTGCTGCGCCTGGGCGACAGTGCCCTGGTCCAGGGCCAGCGCCTGTGCGAATGGTGCGGCCGGGCCCCGGCCCTGGAAGAAGAACTGGCACTGATGAACGTCGGTCTCGACCTGGTGGGCCAGGCCCGCAACTGGCTGGACTATGCCGCCGAACTGCTGGCGGATGGGCGAGATGCCGACCATCTGGCCTTTCGCCGCGACGAACGCGCCTACCGCAACCTGCTGCTGGTGGAACAACCCAATGGCGACTTCGCGGTGACCATGCTCAAGCAGTTCTTCTACGACGCCTGGCACCTGGAAACCCTCCGTGGCCTGTGCCTGTCCGGCGATCCACGCATCGCCGGGGTCGCCGCCAAGGCGTTCAAGGAAGTCACCTACCACCTGCGTCGCTCCAGCGAATGGGTCGAGCGCCTGGGGGATGGCACCGAGGAAAGCCACCGGCGCATGCTCCAGGCCCTGCCGCGGCTGTGGCGCTTTACCGGGGAACTGATCGCCACCGATCCTGCGGAGAACGCGTTGCACCAGGCCGGGCTGCTGGCAGACCCGGCTCAGGTCGCCACCGCCTGGCAGGACAGGGTCGCCGCGGTGTTCGCCCGGGCCACCCTGCCTGTGCCCGAAGCGCCCAGCCACTTCTACCTGGATGCGCGCAAAGGCCTGCATACCGAACACCTGGGCCTGCTGCTGGCCCAGATGCAATCACTGCCGCGAGCCTATCCCGATGCGGTCTGGTGAGCTGATCGGCAGCGACCTGGGGGCACGCGACCCGTTGCCCGGGGACCTGGACACCGCCTGGGCCACCCTCGACCGGGTCATGGACCCGGAAGTGCCGGTGGTCAGCGTGCTCGACCTGGGCATCGTGCGCCACCTCGACTGGCACCAGGGGCACCTGCAGGTGACGGTCACCCCGACCTACTCCGGCTGCCCGGCCACCGAGGTGATCGAAAGCGACATCCGCCAGGCCCTGGAGCGCGCCGGCTTCAAGGCACCCAGGCTGCTGCGCCAGCTGACCCCGGCCTGGACCACCGACTGGATCACCGAGCGCGGGCGCCAGCGCCTGCAGGCCTACGGCATTGCACCGCCCTCGGGCAGCAGCAAGCGCAGCCTGCTGGGAGAAACGCCCCAGGTGCTCTGCCCGCAATGCGGCAGCGCCCACAGCGAGCGCCTCAGCGAGTTCGGCTCCACCGCCTGCAAGGCCCTGTATCGCTGCCGTGATTGCCTGGAACCCTTCGACTACTTCAAGTGCATCTGAGCGGCCCGGCGCCGCAGTGGAGAACCACCATGAGCCAGTTCCACCGCCTGACCATCAAGGACCTGCGCAATGAAACCCGCGACGCGGTGTCCATCGCCTTCGAGGTTCCCCCGCACCTGCAGCAGCACTTCCACTTCACCCAGGGCCAGCACCTGGTGCTGCGCACCGAGCTTGAAGGCGAGGAAGTGCGCCGCTCCTATTCGATCTGCACCGGGGTCAACGACGGTGAACTGCGCATCGCGGTCAAGCGCGTGGCCGGCGGGCGTTTCTCGGCCTTCGCCAATGAACGATTGCAGCCCGGCCAAAGCCTGGACGTGATGCCCCCGGCCGGGCGTTTCCATGTGGAGCTGGACCCGGCGCGGCGCGGCCATTACCTGGCGGTGGCGGCCGGCAGCGGCATCACGCCGATCCTGTCGATCATCAAGAGCACCCTGCAAACCGAGCCCCACAGCCGGGTCACCCTGCTCTACGGCAACCGCTCCAGCAACTCGGCGCTGTTTCGCGAACAGCTTGAGGACCTGAAGAACCGCTACCTGCAGCGGCTGAACCTGATGTTCGTGTTCAGCCGCGAACGGCAGGACATCGACCTGTACAACGGGCGCATCGACCAGGACAAGTGCCAGCAGCTGTTTTCCCGCTGGCTCGACGTCCAGCAACTGGAGGCCGCGTTCATCTGCGGCCCCCAGGCCATGACCGAAACCGTGCGCGACAGCCTCAAGGCTGCCGGCATGCCGGCCGAGCGCATCCACTTCGAGCTGTTCCACGCCGGCAGCGACGGGCACAAGCGCCAGGCCCGGGAAACCGCCAGCGCCCTGGATGCCCGTCACAGCCGGGTCACCGTCATCAGCGACGGCCGCGCCCTGGCCTTCGACCTGCCGCGCAACAGCCAGAGCATTCTCGACGCCGGCAACGCCCAGGGCGCCGAACTGCCCTACTCATGCAAGGCCGGAGTCTGCTCCACCTGCAAATGCAAGGTCATCGAAGGCGAAGTGGAAATGGACAGCAACCACGCCCTGGAAGACTACGAAGTCGCGGCCGGCTACGTCCTCTCCTGCCAATCGTTCCCGCTCAGCGACAAGGTGGTACTGGACTTCGACCAGCTCTGACTCCGGCGCTCCCCGCAGCCGCCCGTAGCCGCTGCCGAGCTCCAGCGAAGCTGCGAAAGGCCGCGCAGCGCCTTCACGTGCCACCAACAACAAAAACAAGAGAACGCGCCATGACCCCACAACAGATCGCCCGCATCACCCGCCATCCGGACTTCATCCAGCTGGTGCGGCGCAAGCAGCGCCTCTACTGGTCGCTGACCCTGATCATGCTCCTGGCCTACTACGGCTTCGTACTGCTGGTGGCTTTCCACCCCGGGCTGCTGGGGCGCTCGTTGGCCGGCGGAGCCACCAGCGTCGGCATGCCGGTGGGCGTGGCTATGATCGGCCTGGCCTTTGCCCTCACCGGCTTCTACGTCTACCGCAGCAACCGCCTGCTGGACCCGCTGAACGACAAGCTCAAGCGCGAGTGCCAGCCATGAAGCGCCCGCTCGCTCTATTCCTGCTGCCCTGCCTGCTGGCCACCGACCTGGCCCTGGCGGCCGACACGCCGGCGCGGCCATTGAACTGGAACGCCATCGGCATGTTCCTGGTGTTTGTCCTGATGACCCTCGGCATCACCCGCTGGGCCGCCCGGCGCACCCGCTCCGCCAGCGACTTCTATACCGCCGGTGGCGGCATGAGCGGCTTGCAGAATGGCCTGGCGATCGCCGGCGACATGATTTCCGCGGCGTCCTTCCTCGGCATCTCGGCAATGATGTTCCTCAATGGCTACGACGGTCTGTTGTACGCCTTGGGGGTGCTGGCCGGCTGGCCGATCATCCTGTTCCTGATCGCCGAACGCCTGCGCAACCTGGGCAAGTACACCTTCGCCGACGTGGTGTCCTATCGCCTGGCCCAGACGCCGGTGCGCCTGACCTCGGCCTTCGGCACCCTGAGCGTGGCGCTGATGTACCTGGTGGCGCAGATGGTCGGCGCCGGCAAGCTGATCGAGCTGCTGTTCGGCATCAGCTACCTCTATGCGGTGATGCTGGTGGGCCTGCTGATGGTCTGCTACGTGACCTTCGGCGGCATGCTGGCCACCACCTGGGTACAGATCATCAAGGCGCTGATGCTGCTCTCGGGCACCAGCTTCATGGCCTTCATGGTGCTCAAGCACTTCGGCTTCAGCAGCGAGGCGCTGTTCGCCCAGGCCAGCGCGGTGCACGCCAAGGGCAGCGCGATCATGGCCCCGGGTGGGTTGCTGTCGAACCCCATCGATGCCATTTCCCTGGGGCTGGGCATGATGTTCGGCACCGCCGGCCTGCCGCACATCCTCATGCGCTTCTTCACCGTCAGCGATGCCCGGGAAGCGCGCAAGAGCGTGTTCTACGCCACCGGTTTCATCGGCTACTTCTACCTGCTGCTGATCATTGTCGGCTTCGGCGCCATCGTCATGGTCGGTACCGAGCCCCAGTACCGCGATGCCGGCGGCGCGATCATCGGCGGCGCCAACATGATTGCCGTGCACCTGGCCCAGGCGGTGGGCGGCAACCTGTTCCTGGGCTTCATCTCGGCCGTGGCCTTCGCCACCATCCTGGCGGTGGTGGCCGGGCTGGCGCTGTCCGGCGCCTCGGCGGTCTCCCACGACCTGTACGCCTGCGTGCTGCGCAAGGGCCAGGCCAGCACCCGGCAGGAAATGCGCGTCTCGCGGATCGCCACCCTGTGCATCGGGGTGCTGGCGGTGCTGCTGGGGCTGTTGTTCGAATCGCAGAACATTGCCTTTCTCTCGGGGCTGGTGCTGGCCATCGCCGCTTCGGTGAATTTCCCGGTGCTGTTTCTTTCCATGTTCTGGAAAGGCCTCACCACTCGCGGCGCGGTGGGCGGCAGCCTGGCTGGCCTGGTCTCGGCGATTGTGCTGCTGATGCTCAGCCCGGCGGTCTGGGTCAATGTGCTGCATCACCCCCAGGCGCTGTTTCCCTATGCCAACCCGGCGCTGTTTTCCATGAGCCTGGCGTTCTTCTGTGCCTGGGCCTTCTCCGTCAGCGACCGCTCGCCCCGGGCCGAACTGGAGCGCGGGCGCTACCTGGCGCAGTTCATCCGTTCCATGACCGGCATTGGCGCATCCGGCGCCACTCATCACTGACCCCATCCATGAGCGCGGGCTGCCGCGCTCGAACCCGGTTCACCCTCTGGAGGAATCCCCATGCCACAGGCTCCTACTCTGCAAAGCTTCATCGCCGGCCGCTGGTTCGGCCAGCATCCGGCCCAGTCACTGCGCAGCGCCATCGATGGGCATGAAGTGGCGCGCACCCACGAGGAGGCCCCGGACTTCGCCGAGGCCCTGGCCTTTGGTCGCCATCAGGGCGGCAAGACCTTGCTGGCCCTGGATTTCCAGCAGCGGGCCCAGCGCCTCAAGGCCCTGGCGCTGTATCTGAGCGAGCGCAAGGAGCAGCTCTATGCCCTGTCCCATCACAGCGGCGCGACGCGGGCCGACAGCTGGATCGATATCGAGGGCGGCAACAGCACCCTGTTCAGCTACGCCGGCCTCGGCGCCCGGGAACTGCCGTCGGGCAACCTGTTGCACGAAGGCCCGGCGCAATCCCTGAGCAAGCTCGGCAGCTTTGCCGGCAGCCACATCCTGGTGCCCCGGGGTGGCGTGGCCGTGCACATCAATGCCTTCAACTTTCCGATCTGGGGCATGCTGGAAAAATTCGCCCCGTGCTTCCTCGCCGGCATGCCCTGCATCGTCAAGCCGGCCAGCGCCACCAGTTACCTGACCGAGGCCGCGGTGCGGCTGATGCATGAATCCGGGCTGCTGCCCGAAGGCAGCCTGCAATTGGTGATAGGCGCTACCGGCGACCTGCTGGACCGCCTGCAAGGCCAGGACCTGGTGACCTTCACCGGCTCCGCCAGCACTGCCGGACGACTGCGGGCCAACCCGAACCTGATCCGTCATTCGGTACCCTTCAATGCCGAGGCCGACTCGCTGAACTGCGCGATCCTGGCCCCGGACGTAAGCCCGGACGACGAGGAGTTCGAGCTGTTCATCAAGGAAGTGGCACGGGAAATGACGGTCAAGGCCGGGCAGAAGTGCACCGCCATCCGCCGCGCCATCATCCCCGCCAAACAACTGGATGTGGTGGCCACCAGGTTGCGCGAA
The DNA window shown above is from Pseudomonas protegens CHA0 and carries:
- the paaK gene encoding phenylacetate--CoA ligase PaaK; this translates as MNMPIAGTVPDALLDPMETASIDHLRQHQLERLRWSLNHAYDRVPLYRQRFDQLGVHPQDIKRLEDLAHLPFTTKADLRDHYPYGMFAVPMDQVVRLHASSGTTGKPTVVGYTRNDIDTWAQVVARSIRAAGGRPGDKVHISYGYGLFTGGLGAHYGAERLGCTVIPMSGGQTEKQVQLIKDFQPDIIMVTPSYMLNIADEIERQGLDPHQLALRLGIFGAEPWTDELRSAIEQRLGITALDIYGLSEIIGPGVAMECAQTRDGPTLWEDHFYPEIIDPITGQVLADGELGELVLTSLTKEALPMIRYRTRDLTRLLPGTARPMRRIDKITGRSDDMLIIRGVNVFPTQVEEQVLKVGQLAPCYEIHLYRHGNLDSVDIHVELKPEHQQLGDEQQRALCGDLSRHIKTHIGISSRIVLQPAFSIKRSEGKACRVIDKRNR
- the paaA gene encoding 1,2-phenylacetyl-CoA epoxidase subunit PaaA, whose amino-acid sequence is MYAQLVETGVKRVTPLAEMSEQERSFQQRIDDEIKIEAKNWMPEAYRQTLIRQISQHAHSEIVGMLPEGNWVTRAPTFKRKLQLMAKIQDEAGHGLYLYSAMETLGADRDEEVARLHSGKAKYSSIFNYPTLNWADMGAVGWLVDGAAIVNQVVLQRTSYGPYSRAMVRICKEESFHQRQGYEILLTMMREGNQAQRDMVQDAINRLWWPALMMFGPSDEHSPNSAQSMAWKIKRQSNDELRQRFIDQTIPQLELLGCTCPDPELAWNAERGHYDFGEIQWEEFYEVLKGNGPCNQERLDTRRQATEDGAWVRAAAVAHAARKAARDAA
- the paaB gene encoding 1,2-phenylacetyl-CoA epoxidase subunit PaaB, which encodes MSEWTLYEVFVRSKHGLNHKHVGSVHAADAPMAMANARDLYTRRSEGVSLWVVPSAQIVASSPDEKEPLFDPADDKVYRHASFYQLPPEVGHM
- the paaC gene encoding 1,2-phenylacetyl-CoA epoxidase subunit PaaC — its product is MNPANDLLNHLLRLGDSALVQGQRLCEWCGRAPALEEELALMNVGLDLVGQARNWLDYAAELLADGRDADHLAFRRDERAYRNLLLVEQPNGDFAVTMLKQFFYDAWHLETLRGLCLSGDPRIAGVAAKAFKEVTYHLRRSSEWVERLGDGTEESHRRMLQALPRLWRFTGELIATDPAENALHQAGLLADPAQVATAWQDRVAAVFARATLPVPEAPSHFYLDARKGLHTEHLGLLLAQMQSLPRAYPDAVW
- the paaD gene encoding 1,2-phenylacetyl-CoA epoxidase subunit PaaD, coding for MRSGELIGSDLGARDPLPGDLDTAWATLDRVMDPEVPVVSVLDLGIVRHLDWHQGHLQVTVTPTYSGCPATEVIESDIRQALERAGFKAPRLLRQLTPAWTTDWITERGRQRLQAYGIAPPSGSSKRSLLGETPQVLCPQCGSAHSERLSEFGSTACKALYRCRDCLEPFDYFKCI
- the paaE gene encoding 1,2-phenylacetyl-CoA epoxidase subunit PaaE — its product is MSQFHRLTIKDLRNETRDAVSIAFEVPPHLQQHFHFTQGQHLVLRTELEGEEVRRSYSICTGVNDGELRIAVKRVAGGRFSAFANERLQPGQSLDVMPPAGRFHVELDPARRGHYLAVAAGSGITPILSIIKSTLQTEPHSRVTLLYGNRSSNSALFREQLEDLKNRYLQRLNLMFVFSRERQDIDLYNGRIDQDKCQQLFSRWLDVQQLEAAFICGPQAMTETVRDSLKAAGMPAERIHFELFHAGSDGHKRQARETASALDARHSRVTVISDGRALAFDLPRNSQSILDAGNAQGAELPYSCKAGVCSTCKCKVIEGEVEMDSNHALEDYEVAAGYVLSCQSFPLSDKVVLDFDQL
- a CDS encoding DUF485 domain-containing protein, producing MTPQQIARITRHPDFIQLVRRKQRLYWSLTLIMLLAYYGFVLLVAFHPGLLGRSLAGGATSVGMPVGVAMIGLAFALTGFYVYRSNRLLDPLNDKLKRECQP
- a CDS encoding cation acetate symporter gives rise to the protein MKRPLALFLLPCLLATDLALAADTPARPLNWNAIGMFLVFVLMTLGITRWAARRTRSASDFYTAGGGMSGLQNGLAIAGDMISAASFLGISAMMFLNGYDGLLYALGVLAGWPIILFLIAERLRNLGKYTFADVVSYRLAQTPVRLTSAFGTLSVALMYLVAQMVGAGKLIELLFGISYLYAVMLVGLLMVCYVTFGGMLATTWVQIIKALMLLSGTSFMAFMVLKHFGFSSEALFAQASAVHAKGSAIMAPGGLLSNPIDAISLGLGMMFGTAGLPHILMRFFTVSDAREARKSVFYATGFIGYFYLLLIIVGFGAIVMVGTEPQYRDAGGAIIGGANMIAVHLAQAVGGNLFLGFISAVAFATILAVVAGLALSGASAVSHDLYACVLRKGQASTRQEMRVSRIATLCIGVLAVLLGLLFESQNIAFLSGLVLAIAASVNFPVLFLSMFWKGLTTRGAVGGSLAGLVSAIVLLMLSPAVWVNVLHHPQALFPYANPALFSMSLAFFCAWAFSVSDRSPRAELERGRYLAQFIRSMTGIGASGATHH